The Blastococcus sp. HT6-4 genome window below encodes:
- a CDS encoding NAD(P)/FAD-dependent oxidoreductase, with amino-acid sequence MTIGPDRETVHGGDRPPVTIFGPDFPFAFDDWITHPSGLGAVPPERHGEEVAIVGAGISGLVAAYELMRLGLKPVLYEASQMGGRLRSARFEGAPEEIVAELGGMRFPVSSTAFYRYVDLLGLETKPFPNPLTPASGSTVIDIEGETHYAESSEALPPLFREVAAAWADALGTVRFAEIQDAIRVRDVKKLKSLWDELVPLWDDRTFYDFIASSDAFSRLSFHHREVFGQVGFGTGGWDSDFPNSMLEIFRVVMTNCDEDQRFVVGGVEQVPWGLWNHAPADLAHWPAGTTLAKLHSGGPRAGVAAIARDADGGFAVTDAWGHTARYPAVLVTCQSWLLTTTIDCDESLFAQKMWTALDRTRYMQSSKTFVMVDRPFWKDKHPESGRDVMSMTLTDRLTRGTYLFDHGDDRPGVICLTYSWMSDALKMLPYPVDQRVRLALGALRKIYPDLDIAQHIIGDPITVSWEADAHFLGAFKGALPGHYRYNHRMYSHFVQDDFPPEHRGIFLAGDDVSWTPAWVEGAVQTSLNAVWGIMRHFGGGTHAENPGPGDVFAEVGPIALPD; translated from the coding sequence ATGACGATCGGTCCCGATCGGGAGACCGTCCACGGCGGGGACCGGCCGCCGGTCACGATCTTCGGCCCGGACTTCCCGTTCGCGTTCGACGACTGGATCACCCACCCCTCGGGCCTCGGGGCCGTCCCGCCCGAGCGCCACGGCGAGGAGGTCGCCATCGTCGGCGCCGGGATCTCCGGCCTCGTCGCGGCCTACGAGCTGATGAGGCTCGGGCTCAAGCCGGTGCTCTACGAGGCCTCGCAGATGGGTGGGCGGCTGCGGTCCGCCCGGTTCGAGGGGGCGCCGGAGGAGATCGTCGCCGAACTGGGCGGCATGCGGTTCCCCGTGTCGTCGACCGCCTTCTACCGCTACGTCGACCTGCTCGGCCTGGAGACGAAGCCGTTCCCCAACCCGCTGACGCCCGCGTCGGGGAGCACGGTCATCGACATCGAGGGGGAGACCCACTACGCGGAGTCCTCCGAGGCGCTGCCGCCGCTGTTCCGGGAGGTCGCGGCGGCGTGGGCCGACGCCCTGGGCACCGTGCGGTTCGCCGAGATCCAGGACGCGATCCGGGTGCGCGACGTGAAGAAGCTCAAGTCGCTCTGGGACGAGCTGGTCCCGCTGTGGGACGACCGCACCTTCTACGACTTCATCGCCAGCTCCGACGCGTTCTCCCGGCTGTCGTTCCACCATCGCGAGGTCTTCGGCCAGGTGGGGTTCGGCACCGGCGGGTGGGACTCGGACTTCCCGAACTCGATGCTCGAGATCTTCCGGGTCGTGATGACCAACTGCGACGAGGACCAGCGCTTCGTCGTCGGCGGGGTGGAGCAGGTGCCGTGGGGGCTGTGGAACCACGCGCCCGCCGATCTCGCGCACTGGCCGGCCGGGACGACGCTGGCGAAGCTGCACTCCGGCGGGCCGCGGGCCGGTGTCGCCGCCATCGCCCGGGACGCCGACGGCGGCTTCGCCGTCACGGACGCCTGGGGGCACACCGCCCGCTACCCCGCGGTGCTCGTCACCTGCCAGAGCTGGCTGCTGACGACGACGATCGACTGCGACGAGAGCCTCTTCGCGCAGAAGATGTGGACGGCGCTGGACCGCACCCGCTACATGCAGTCGTCGAAGACCTTCGTGATGGTCGACCGGCCGTTCTGGAAGGACAAGCACCCGGAGAGCGGCCGCGACGTCATGAGCATGACCCTCACCGACCGTCTCACCCGCGGCACCTACCTGTTCGACCACGGGGACGACAGACCCGGCGTCATCTGCCTGACGTACTCGTGGATGAGCGATGCGCTGAAGATGCTCCCGTACCCGGTCGACCAGCGCGTGCGCCTCGCTCTCGGGGCGCTGAGGAAGATCTACCCCGACCTCGACATCGCGCAGCACATCATCGGCGACCCGATCACCGTCTCGTGGGAGGCGGACGCCCACTTCCTGGGCGCCTTCAAGGGCGCCCTGCCCGGGCACTACCGCTACAACCACCGGATGTACTCGCACTTCGTGCAGGACGACTTCCCGCCCGAGCACCGGGGGATCTTCCTGGCGGGCGACGACGTGTCGTGGACGCCGGCCTGGGTGGAGGGTGCGGTGCAGACCTCCCTCAACGCGGTCTGGGGCATCATGCGGCACTTCGGAGGCGGCACCCACGCCGAGAACCCCGGCCCCGGTGACGTGTTCGCCGAGGTCGGCCCGATCGCGCTGCCGGACTAG